One Setaria italica strain Yugu1 chromosome I, Setaria_italica_v2.0, whole genome shotgun sequence DNA window includes the following coding sequences:
- the LOC101782855 gene encoding GPI mannosyltransferase 3, producing MSQRRRSRAAGLPPGDPDPPPSPEKARRIRPWAALGSDRRVLALALAFRAANALLVRTYFNPDEHWQCLEVAHRIAFGYGHLTWEWKRGLRSYLHPLIFAALYKILALLHLDTPWFMVMAPRLLQSVFAAFGDLYLYKLSKLIFNSQVAQWTLFSQLVNWFMFFCITRTLSNSLETVLTVAGLYYWFIAIESSKGTSIVSKQQAASKQSPPARKLALLIAALSCAIRPTSAVTWLYVGLLDFIQMKSKCYFVSLEVIPVGAIVLAVTTLLDWWMYGSQVIVPLNFLKFNLFSSGGDYYGTHVFHWYFTQGFPSMIWTFLPFAMCGIVKSREWRISGLIAWVLGVYSILGHKEFRFVLPVLPVALMFSGYCLAAMSQFKGKILHGKRCLSRLQLSVILLIITNVPMALYMSLFHQRGTEDVMYYLSKEAHDGRVKSVLFLMPCHSTPYYSTLHHNVPMRFLDCTPSGNKGTLDESDRFLTSPSEFVGEVFGNLSSFSHIVLFESEERHVHHLLLGNSFLEVRRFFHTHFKVDRDLQSSVVVYSQGDVL from the exons ATGAGCCAACGCAGGCGATCTCGCGCTGCCGGGTTGCCGCCTGGCGACCCCGATccgcctccttcgccggagAAGGCGAGGCGGATCCGGCCGTGGGCGGCGCTGGGGTCGGATCGGAGGGTGCTGGCGCTCGCGCTGGCGTTCCGCGCGGCCAACGCGCTGCTGGTGCGCACCTACTTCAACCCCGACGAGCACTGGCAGTGCCTCGAGGTTGCCCACCGCATCGCCTTCGG GTATGGCCATCTCACTTGGGAGTGGAAGCGGGGCCTTCGAAGTTACCTCCACCCGTTGATCTTTGCTGCTCTCTACAAGATTCTGGCGCTACTCCACCTGGATACTCCATGGTTTATG GTGATGGCTCCACGCCTCCTTCAATCTGTCTTTGCAGCTTTTGGAGATCTTTACTTGTATAAACTTTCCAAACTTATTTTCAACAGTCAGGTTGCCCAGTGGACA TTATTCTCCCAGTTGGTTAATTGGTTCATGTTTTTTTGCATCACACGGACTCTATCAAACAGCTTGGAGACGGTTTTGACTGTGGCTGGACTCTATTATTGGTTTATCGCAATAGAGTCTTCCAAGGGAACCTCAATTGTTTCAAAGCAGCAGGCTGCTAGTAAACAAAGCCCCCCAGCAAGAAAATTGGCTCTTCTGATTGCAGCCTTATCCTGTGCCATTCGGCCAACAAGTGCTGTAACATGGCTTTATGTTGGTCTTTTGGATTTTATTCAGATGAAATCCAAATGTTATTTTGTCTCTCTTGAGGTCATTCCAGTAGG GGCCATTGTCCTTGCAGTAACAACACTCCTTGATTGGTGGATGTATGGTTCCCAGGTCATAGTGCCACTTAATTTTTTGAAATTCAACCTCTTCTCTTCAGGAGGAGACTACTATGGAACACATGTCTTCCACTGGTACTTCACACAGGGGTTTCCATCTATGATTTGGACATTCTTACCGTTTGCAATGTGCGGAATTGTCAAGTCTCGGGAATGGAGGATTTCAGGTTTAATCGCTTGGGTATTAGGGGTTTACAGCATACTTGGACATAAAGAATTCAG ATTTGTTCTTCCAGTGCTACCTGTAGCATTGATGTTCTCCGGATACTGCTTAGCTGCAATGTCACAATTCAAGGGCAAAATTCTGCATGGGAAAAGATGCCTTTCAAGGTTGCAACTTTCTGTTATTCTTCTCATCATAACTAATGTTCCAATGGCCTTATATATGTCGTTATTCCATCAA AGAGGAACGGAAGATGTTATGTATTATTTGTCAAAAGAAGCCCATGATGGAAGAGTGAAGAGTGTCCTCTTTCTCATGCCTTGTCATTCAACACCTTACTACTCTACCTTACATCACAATGTACCTATGCGCTTTTTGGACTGCACTCCTAG TGGTAACAAAGGGACCTTGGATGAGTCAGATCGTTTCCTGACAAGCCCATCTGAGTTTGTGGGCGAGGTTTTCGGAAATTTATCTTCATTCAGTCACATTGTATTATTTGAGTCCGAAGAAAGACATGTTCACCACTTGCTTCTGGGCAATTCCTTTCTTGAG GTCAGGAGATTTTTCCACACTCATTTCAAGGTTGACAGAGACCTTCAGTCATCTGTTGTTGTTTATTCACAGGGGGATGTGTTATGA